The following proteins are co-located in the Phycisphaerae bacterium genome:
- a CDS encoding sugar phosphate isomerase/epimerase, with the protein MRLATCSEPWRDSAIEDVFATAAEIGFDGVELAPFTMADHVAEIPPSRRKQIVKAAGDAGVEIVGLHWLFVSPKGLHLTTPDASVRQRSADYLKALVDFCGDVGGTVMVFGSPKQRSIEPPVTFEEGWKRAKEVWASAGDTLAARGVTLCLEALAPAETNFINTIEQAARMADEIGHPNIDIMLDCKAMSSMPEGVIGTIRRFGRRAKHFHANEAAGKGVGMPIGEGEPAGLDFKAVMKTLVESGFDRWVSVEPFDYKPDPTTVARTAIRTLREALAAVGK; encoded by the coding sequence ATGAGACTTGCGACCTGCAGCGAACCGTGGCGTGATTCGGCGATCGAAGACGTTTTCGCCACCGCGGCCGAGATCGGTTTCGACGGCGTCGAGTTGGCCCCGTTCACCATGGCCGACCATGTGGCCGAGATTCCGCCCAGCCGGCGAAAGCAGATCGTGAAGGCGGCCGGCGACGCCGGGGTCGAGATCGTCGGCCTGCACTGGCTGTTCGTCTCGCCCAAGGGGCTGCACCTGACGACGCCCGACGCGTCCGTTCGCCAGCGGTCCGCGGACTACCTGAAAGCCCTGGTCGACTTCTGCGGAGACGTCGGCGGGACGGTGATGGTCTTCGGTTCGCCCAAGCAGCGGAGCATTGAGCCGCCGGTGACCTTCGAGGAGGGCTGGAAGCGGGCCAAGGAGGTGTGGGCTTCGGCCGGCGACACGCTGGCGGCCCGAGGGGTGACCTTGTGCCTCGAGGCTCTGGCTCCGGCCGAAACCAACTTCATTAACACGATCGAACAAGCGGCGCGAATGGCCGACGAGATCGGACACCCCAACATCGACATCATGCTGGACTGCAAGGCCATGTCCTCGATGCCCGAGGGGGTGATCGGCACCATCCGGCGGTTCGGCAGACGAGCCAAGCATTTTCACGCCAACGAAGCGGCCGGCAAAGGCGTGGGAATGCCCATCGGCGAGGGCGAACCGGCCGGCCTCGATTTCAAGGCCGTCATGAAGACCCTGGTCGAGTCCGGCTTTGACCGCTGGGTCTCGGTGGAGCCGTTCGACTACAAGCCCGATCCGACAACCGTGGCCCGGACCGCGATCCGAACGCTGAGAGAGGCGTTGGCGGCCGTCGGGAAGTGA
- a CDS encoding alpha/beta fold hydrolase gives MAGSYLHFCLADWVLGSWWQYMVRNWALFSFAATVVVLIVIAWLVLRKYVKIMLNIIRDTPPPLAMGPRDFERIDGKPATFRAFDNLNLCGMFLQGHHGGRPKGMIIFAHEFSSDMYSCARYCRPLLKTGYDIFTFDFSGHGESSCEPGYQPRQWPTDREVDDMLGAIAFVEDWLEEHHRPAAIGLFGISRGAGAAILAARHNPAIKAIITDGAFSSDTTLEHFMKRWAYIFAKVRFVYENHPPQFWRFLRWLLFRECRRKLHCNFPSVLKALRRMRPGLPILFIHGEKDSYIPVEQSQLLYDSAPPPKWLWVVPKAKHNQSVVICPEYYAVRTTAFFDEHLAPVSSQPAVTAFTADPAQTQPAGDAASPSCPTPSPISANG, from the coding sequence TTGGCAGGAAGCTACCTTCACTTTTGTCTGGCCGACTGGGTCTTGGGCAGCTGGTGGCAGTACATGGTCCGCAACTGGGCCTTGTTCTCCTTTGCCGCCACGGTAGTTGTTCTCATCGTCATCGCCTGGCTGGTGCTGCGCAAGTACGTTAAGATCATGCTCAACATCATCCGGGACACGCCGCCTCCCCTGGCCATGGGCCCGCGTGATTTCGAGCGGATTGACGGCAAGCCGGCGACCTTCCGGGCCTTCGACAACCTGAATCTGTGCGGCATGTTCCTTCAGGGCCACCACGGCGGGCGGCCCAAGGGCATGATCATCTTCGCCCACGAGTTCTCCAGCGACATGTACAGCTGTGCCCGGTATTGCCGACCGCTGCTGAAGACGGGATACGATATCTTTACCTTCGACTTCAGCGGTCATGGCGAGTCGAGCTGCGAGCCCGGATACCAGCCGCGCCAGTGGCCCACCGATCGAGAAGTGGACGACATGCTCGGGGCGATCGCCTTCGTCGAGGACTGGCTGGAGGAGCACCACCGCCCGGCGGCAATCGGTCTGTTCGGCATCTCTCGCGGGGCCGGGGCGGCCATCCTGGCGGCGCGGCACAATCCAGCCATCAAGGCCATCATTACCGACGGGGCGTTCAGCTCGGACACCACGCTGGAACATTTCATGAAACGGTGGGCGTACATCTTCGCCAAGGTACGGTTCGTCTATGAGAACCACCCTCCGCAGTTCTGGCGGTTCCTTCGCTGGCTGCTCTTCCGCGAATGCAGGCGGAAGCTGCACTGCAACTTTCCCTCGGTCTTGAAGGCCCTCCGACGAATGCGACCGGGACTGCCGATCCTGTTCATCCACGGCGAGAAGGACAGCTATATCCCGGTTGAGCAGTCCCAGCTCCTCTATGATTCCGCTCCGCCACCGAAATGGCTCTGGGTGGTGCCCAAGGCCAAGCACAACCAGTCCGTGGTGATCTGCCCGGAGTACTACGCGGTGCGAACGACGGCCTTTTTCGATGAGCATCTGGCGCCGGTGTCGTCGCAGCCCGCGGTCACGGCCTTCACCGCAGATCCGGCTCAAACTCAGCCGGCCGGGGATGCCGCCTCGCCCTCCTGCCCGACACCCTCGCCGATCAGCGCCAACGGATGA
- a CDS encoding STAS domain-containing protein, translated as MFDSATEICPHEHVLLIAVLSHSLDEATMTKLSVDVMTAAGKRPQVPVVLDVSRVRFAPSVALGLLVQLSRGLKLEGRRLALVGVQPRLLATIRVTRLDSQMEIYDHADQVVGSS; from the coding sequence ATGTTCGATTCAGCAACCGAGATCTGTCCCCACGAGCACGTGCTCTTGATCGCTGTTCTGAGCCATTCGCTCGACGAAGCAACCATGACCAAGCTCTCCGTCGACGTCATGACCGCCGCGGGCAAAAGGCCGCAAGTGCCCGTCGTGCTCGATGTCAGTCGGGTGCGTTTCGCCCCCAGCGTCGCCCTCGGACTGCTTGTGCAGCTGAGCCGAGGCCTGAAACTGGAAGGACGCCGACTCGCCCTGGTCGGTGTTCAGCCCCGCCTGCTCGCCACCATTCGCGTCACCCGCCTGGATTCCCAGATGGAAATCTACGACCACGCCGATCAGGTCGTGGGCTCGTCCTGA
- a CDS encoding uracil-DNA glycosylase: MPRSRSRLFQQLCNDAARCRACQRMASRRAVLGPLNGTLTPKVLFIGEAPGRLGADRSRRPFNGDASGRNFETLLASVRLSREEVFITNAVLCCPADDQRNNPPIAAEIRSCLPFLQRTIELLRPPIVVTIGTVAMRAVTRLASRALHPALGARLSDVAGRTIDCGTFRWLPLYHPSPRVLHTVRTLAQQRADFDILSDLVD, translated from the coding sequence GTGCCGCGTTCTCGAAGTCGGCTCTTCCAACAGCTCTGCAACGACGCCGCCCGATGCCGGGCCTGCCAGCGAATGGCCTCCCGGCGAGCGGTGCTGGGGCCGCTCAACGGCACCCTCACGCCCAAGGTTCTCTTCATCGGCGAAGCGCCCGGGCGGCTGGGGGCCGATCGCAGCCGGCGGCCGTTCAACGGCGATGCCTCCGGCCGCAACTTCGAGACCCTGCTGGCATCCGTGCGGCTGTCCCGCGAAGAGGTGTTCATCACCAACGCGGTGCTCTGCTGCCCGGCCGATGATCAGCGCAACAACCCCCCGATCGCTGCCGAGATCCGCAGTTGCCTGCCGTTCCTGCAACGAACGATCGAGTTGCTCCGCCCGCCAATCGTGGTCACGATCGGCACGGTGGCCATGCGAGCCGTGACCCGACTGGCCAGCCGAGCCCTCCACCCGGCGCTCGGGGCACGGTTGTCCGACGTGGCCGGCCGGACCATCGATTGCGGCACGTTCCGGTGGCTTCCCCTATACCACCCCAGCCCTCGAGTACTCCACACCGTCCGCACCCTGGCTCAACAGCGAGCCGACTTCGACATCCTGAGCGATCTGGTTGATTGA
- a CDS encoding sodium:solute symporter: MQPIDWLVIGLYFSVLLGVAWWVILRNKDTAADYFLAGRNLGWWVIGASIFASNIGSEHIVGLAGSGAKNGVTMAHYELHAWCLLVLAWVFVPFYARSQVFTMPEFLERRFCTRSRYVLSVVSLLTFIVSKIAVGIFAGGVVFATLLPEIRINIGGLVIDSFWIGSIAVIILTGLYTMLGGMRAVAYNDAVQVIVLITGSAILTIYGLVKLGGWGNLRELCGSDMFNLWKPMVPPGVESTWAPVLEKNAAGEVVKQAWYFNTNFPWLGMAICAPVIGLWYWCTDQYIVQRALGAPNETIARRGSIFAAFLKLFPVYLFIIPGLICYALVKANTVPELTKHFDAQGAFPLMVKYLLPPGLRGLVVAGLLSALMGSLAGVFNACSTLFTVDLYAKWKPAASQHQLVRTGRIATAVMVLIALMWIPVVQGAHSLYEYLQAVQGYLAPPIFVVFFFGVFWKRLNAQGCLAAMVVGFALGVFRMAVDTPVTMKLSGFEDGYTPGSFLWIINNINFQYFSIIITAVSAAVMVAVSYVTRAPNESQIRSLTFGTATDEDRARTRASWNRNDVLTSCLILAAILGAYLYFRG, encoded by the coding sequence ATGCAACCCATCGATTGGCTCGTCATCGGTCTGTATTTCTCGGTTCTGCTGGGTGTGGCTTGGTGGGTCATCCTTCGCAACAAGGACACTGCGGCGGATTACTTCCTGGCCGGCCGCAACCTCGGTTGGTGGGTGATTGGAGCCTCGATCTTCGCCTCGAACATTGGCTCGGAGCACATTGTCGGCCTGGCCGGGTCGGGAGCGAAGAACGGTGTGACCATGGCCCACTACGAGCTCCACGCCTGGTGTCTGCTGGTGCTGGCCTGGGTGTTTGTGCCGTTCTATGCCCGCTCGCAAGTGTTCACCATGCCGGAGTTTCTGGAGCGGCGGTTCTGTACCCGTTCGCGTTATGTGCTGTCGGTCGTGTCGCTGCTGACCTTCATCGTCTCCAAGATCGCCGTGGGCATCTTCGCCGGCGGGGTCGTTTTTGCCACGCTGTTGCCCGAGATTCGGATCAACATCGGCGGGCTGGTGATCGACAGCTTCTGGATCGGCTCGATCGCGGTGATCATCCTCACCGGTCTGTACACCATGCTGGGCGGCATGAGGGCCGTGGCCTACAACGATGCGGTCCAGGTGATTGTGCTGATTACCGGCTCGGCTATTCTGACCATCTACGGACTGGTCAAGCTGGGTGGTTGGGGCAATCTCCGCGAGTTGTGCGGTTCGGACATGTTCAATCTATGGAAGCCGATGGTGCCGCCGGGGGTCGAAAGCACCTGGGCCCCGGTGCTGGAGAAGAACGCGGCCGGCGAGGTGGTCAAGCAGGCCTGGTACTTCAACACCAACTTCCCCTGGTTGGGCATGGCGATCTGTGCCCCGGTCATCGGCTTGTGGTACTGGTGCACGGATCAGTACATCGTTCAGCGAGCCCTGGGCGCTCCGAACGAGACCATCGCCCGCCGGGGGAGCATCTTCGCGGCGTTCCTCAAGCTCTTCCCGGTGTATCTGTTCATCATCCCCGGGCTGATCTGCTATGCTCTGGTCAAGGCCAACACCGTGCCTGAGCTGACCAAGCACTTCGATGCCCAGGGTGCGTTCCCGCTGATGGTGAAGTACCTGCTGCCGCCGGGCTTACGCGGACTGGTGGTCGCGGGGCTGCTCTCTGCTCTGATGGGCTCGCTGGCCGGCGTGTTCAACGCCTGCTCCACCCTGTTCACTGTTGACCTCTATGCGAAGTGGAAACCGGCGGCCTCGCAGCACCAGCTGGTCCGCACCGGGCGTATCGCCACCGCGGTCATGGTGCTCATCGCCCTGATGTGGATTCCCGTGGTCCAGGGTGCCCACAGCCTGTATGAATACCTGCAGGCGGTGCAGGGTTACCTCGCTCCACCGATCTTTGTCGTGTTCTTCTTCGGCGTGTTCTGGAAGCGGCTGAACGCCCAGGGTTGCCTCGCGGCCATGGTGGTCGGCTTTGCCCTCGGCGTTTTCCGCATGGCCGTCGACACGCCGGTAACGATGAAGCTGAGCGGTTTTGAGGATGGCTATACGCCGGGTTCTTTCCTATGGATCATCAACAACATCAACTTCCAGTACTTCAGCATCATCATCACGGCCGTCTCGGCTGCGGTGATGGTTGCGGTGAGCTACGTGACCAGGGCCCCGAACGAAAGCCAGATCAGGAGTCTCACCTTCGGCACGGCTACCGATGAGGACCGAGCTCGCACCCGGGCAAGCTGGAACCGGAACGATGTCCTGACCTCCTGCCTTATCCTGGCGGCTATCCTGGGGGCGTATCTGTACTTCCGGGGATAG
- a CDS encoding alpha-galactosidase: MNPRCSVNPRSRYLPALPWALLFAAAAHGMVASEREKAATRSWVDTHLLAADAEPPFTLTCGGKPFNAVRRHWALRREDRALADGRAEHTLTWSDPQTNLEVRCVAIVWADHSAVEWILHLRNDGSAPSPILEGIRPLDAVMMPATAPCTLHYTLGDSNSADSFAPQEKAFATGDTTPFTLAPQGGRSSDAFLPFFNLAGTEGGTAIAVGWSGQWEARFERSADGLHARAGQQLTHLSLQPGETVRTPRILLVFWKGTQTLRGNNLLRSVLIDHYLPRRDGKPVWPPICASVNWTAPDGTYEGPHIEVLPPLAERGIEVLWSDMDPQQWYPGGFPEGTGTWEVDPAKYPRGLKPIGDAVAKAGMQYLLWFEPERVHPGTKIDREHGEWVIKPQGEWSQLFRLHDPQARRWITDLVDRHVQEAGLSWIRWDFNIDPLGFWRRNDPPDRQGMTEIRHVEGLYAMWDDLRARRPSLVIDNCASGGRRIDLETCIRGIPLWHSDSQCSGKPDPVTDQLQNAGLYRWIPMHGCGNFAYEPTYEFRSAMTAGNILVHGNTRGRLDAADPDTAQPVTRTVAIYRKLRPYTLGDFYPLFPHLKNQDVWFGYQFHRADQQAGVAIVYRRAACDTPSAVLQLNDVDRSGRYEVIYEDKPGRSVVNGSDLVAWNVRIEDRPGSAILYYRKVNH, translated from the coding sequence ATGAACCCGAGATGTTCCGTGAACCCGAGATCACGTTACCTGCCGGCCCTTCCATGGGCTCTGCTCTTCGCGGCCGCCGCTCACGGCATGGTCGCTTCGGAGCGGGAAAAAGCCGCCACCCGTTCTTGGGTGGACACACACCTGCTCGCCGCAGACGCCGAGCCTCCGTTCACCCTGACCTGCGGCGGGAAGCCCTTCAACGCCGTCCGCAGACACTGGGCCCTGAGACGTGAAGATCGCGCCCTGGCCGACGGACGGGCGGAACATACGCTCACCTGGAGCGATCCGCAGACAAATCTGGAGGTACGCTGCGTGGCCATCGTGTGGGCAGACCACTCCGCCGTCGAGTGGATACTCCATCTGCGGAACGACGGCAGCGCCCCGAGCCCAATCCTCGAGGGAATCCGACCCCTCGATGCCGTCATGATGCCCGCCACCGCGCCCTGCACGCTGCATTACACCCTCGGCGACAGCAACTCGGCCGACAGCTTCGCCCCCCAGGAGAAGGCCTTCGCAACCGGGGACACGACTCCCTTCACACTCGCCCCGCAGGGAGGCCGGTCCTCAGATGCCTTCCTGCCGTTCTTCAACCTCGCAGGAACAGAGGGCGGCACGGCCATCGCCGTCGGCTGGTCAGGACAATGGGAGGCTCGGTTCGAACGATCCGCCGACGGCCTCCACGCCCGGGCCGGCCAGCAACTCACTCACCTGTCACTCCAGCCCGGCGAAACCGTCCGGACACCCCGCATCCTCCTGGTCTTCTGGAAAGGCACACAAACGCTCCGCGGCAACAATCTGCTCCGGTCCGTCCTGATCGACCACTACCTCCCCCGGCGTGACGGGAAACCGGTCTGGCCGCCAATCTGTGCAAGCGTGAACTGGACCGCACCCGACGGCACCTACGAAGGGCCGCACATCGAGGTCCTGCCGCCGCTGGCCGAGCGTGGCATCGAAGTCCTCTGGTCGGACATGGATCCTCAGCAGTGGTATCCCGGCGGCTTTCCCGAGGGTACCGGCACTTGGGAGGTGGACCCCGCCAAATACCCGCGAGGCCTGAAGCCCATCGGCGATGCAGTGGCAAAAGCGGGCATGCAGTATCTGCTGTGGTTCGAGCCGGAACGCGTCCACCCGGGCACGAAGATCGACCGCGAGCACGGCGAATGGGTGATCAAGCCGCAGGGCGAATGGAGCCAGCTCTTCCGCCTGCACGATCCGCAGGCCCGCCGCTGGATCACCGACCTGGTCGATCGGCACGTCCAGGAGGCCGGCCTGTCCTGGATCCGCTGGGATTTCAATATCGATCCACTCGGTTTCTGGCGGCGGAACGACCCCCCCGATCGACAAGGCATGACCGAGATTCGCCACGTCGAGGGTCTCTACGCCATGTGGGACGACCTGCGAGCCCGGCGCCCCAGCCTCGTGATTGACAACTGCGCCAGCGGCGGACGGCGAATCGACCTGGAAACCTGCATCCGGGGCATCCCGCTGTGGCACAGCGACTCGCAGTGCAGCGGGAAACCCGATCCGGTGACCGACCAGCTCCAGAACGCCGGTCTATATCGCTGGATCCCCATGCACGGCTGCGGGAACTTCGCCTACGAACCGACCTACGAGTTCCGCAGTGCCATGACCGCCGGCAACATCCTGGTTCACGGCAACACCAGGGGCCGGCTCGATGCCGCCGACCCCGATACCGCCCAGCCCGTCACCCGTACCGTCGCCATCTACCGGAAGCTGCGACCCTACACGCTCGGCGATTTCTACCCCTTGTTCCCGCACCTCAAGAACCAGGACGTCTGGTTCGGTTACCAGTTCCACCGAGCCGACCAACAAGCCGGAGTGGCGATCGTCTACCGCCGGGCAGCCTGTGATACGCCCTCCGCCGTGCTTCAGCTCAACGACGTCGACAGGTCCGGTCGATATGAAGTGATCTACGAAGACAAGCCGGGAAGATCCGTCGTCAACGGCAGCGACCTGGTGGCATGGAACGTCAGGATCGAGGATCGGCCAGGCTCGGCCATTCTCTACTATCGCAAGGTGAACCATTGA
- the lpxA gene encoding acyl-ACP--UDP-N-acetylglucosamine O-acyltransferase gives MAIHPTAVIDPKAEIDRTADIGPYVSIEGPVRIGPHCQVKAHAFLSGWTELGEGTEVHPFAVVGHLPQDFHYEGQRSYCRVGRRVVIREGVTVHRGTQPESATIIGDECFLMAYSHVGHNCVLGTGTKVYNLTLLAGHVEADERVIFSASSMVHQFTRVGKLAFVAGGARITCDVPPFMTAFGMSTIVQYNVIGMRRAGYDKAAIDEIHDAFRVLYRAGLPRRKAVDRLAGMVKTDAGRALLEFIRVDSARGYCAAGSGHRRRGEAPPVVA, from the coding sequence ATGGCCATTCACCCGACCGCCGTCATTGATCCGAAAGCGGAGATTGACCGCACCGCGGACATCGGCCCGTACGTTTCCATCGAGGGGCCGGTCAGGATCGGGCCGCACTGCCAGGTCAAGGCTCATGCCTTCCTTTCCGGCTGGACGGAACTTGGCGAAGGGACCGAAGTTCATCCGTTCGCTGTGGTCGGGCATCTGCCGCAGGACTTTCACTATGAAGGGCAGCGCAGCTACTGCCGAGTGGGTCGGCGGGTGGTGATTCGTGAAGGGGTCACCGTGCATCGCGGCACGCAGCCGGAGTCGGCCACGATCATCGGTGACGAGTGCTTTCTGATGGCCTACTCCCATGTCGGCCACAACTGCGTTCTGGGCACGGGCACCAAGGTGTACAACCTGACTCTCCTGGCGGGGCATGTTGAGGCGGACGAGCGGGTCATCTTTTCCGCGTCGTCCATGGTTCATCAGTTCACCCGGGTGGGCAAACTGGCTTTCGTCGCCGGGGGTGCGCGGATCACCTGTGATGTGCCGCCCTTCATGACCGCATTTGGGATGAGCACCATTGTCCAGTACAACGTGATCGGGATGAGGAGGGCCGGCTACGACAAGGCGGCGATTGACGAGATTCACGACGCTTTCCGCGTTCTCTACCGGGCGGGCCTGCCCCGGCGCAAGGCCGTCGATCGGCTGGCGGGGATGGTCAAGACCGACGCCGGGCGAGCCCTTCTGGAGTTCATCCGGGTGGACAGCGCCCGGGGCTACTGTGCCGCCGGCTCGGGTCACCGCCGCCGCGGGGAAGCGCCGCCGGTCGTGGCTTGA
- a CDS encoding glycoside hydrolase family 57 protein, protein MASVCFYFQVHQPYRLRRYSVFDTGTNYFDEARNAEVCHKVARKAYLPANRLLLELINKHAGKVRLAFSLTGTAIAQLEKHSPEVIDSFRELARTGCVEFLAETYYHSLSFLYSRREFAEQVRMQQEAIEGLFDYKAAVFRNTELIYNNDVAHYVESMGFRGIITEGVDRILGYRSPSYLYKPPNAPRIVVLLKNYRLSDDIAFRFSNRGWNEYPLTAEKFARWVDQVNGNGYTVNLFMDYETLGEHQWAQSGIFEFLAELPDLILANPDNDFMTPSDLLQAYPVSGEYDVPHMISWADSERDLSAWLGNAMQSNALHELYRMEGEVRNCGDPKILQDWRKLQTSDHFYYMCTKYLADGAVHEHFNPYESPYDSYINFMNVLDNLRSRATGRSGRGR, encoded by the coding sequence ATGGCCTCGGTGTGCTTCTACTTTCAGGTCCATCAGCCCTATCGCTTGCGGCGTTACAGCGTTTTCGACACCGGGACGAACTACTTCGACGAGGCCCGCAACGCCGAAGTGTGCCACAAAGTGGCCCGGAAGGCGTATCTGCCGGCCAACCGGCTTCTCCTTGAACTGATCAACAAGCACGCCGGCAAGGTCCGGCTGGCCTTCTCGCTGACCGGTACGGCCATCGCCCAACTGGAGAAGCACTCCCCGGAGGTCATCGACTCCTTCCGCGAACTCGCCCGCACCGGCTGCGTCGAGTTTCTGGCCGAGACCTACTACCATTCGCTGAGTTTCCTTTACTCGCGCCGCGAGTTTGCGGAACAGGTCCGGATGCAGCAGGAGGCCATCGAGGGCCTGTTCGACTACAAGGCCGCGGTCTTTCGCAACACCGAGCTGATCTACAACAACGACGTGGCTCATTATGTGGAGAGCATGGGTTTCCGCGGGATCATCACCGAAGGCGTGGACCGGATCCTGGGCTATCGCTCGCCGAGCTACCTGTACAAGCCGCCGAACGCTCCCCGAATTGTTGTGCTGCTGAAGAACTACCGGTTGAGCGACGACATTGCCTTCCGGTTCTCCAACCGCGGGTGGAACGAGTACCCGCTGACCGCGGAGAAGTTCGCCCGCTGGGTGGACCAGGTCAACGGCAACGGATACACGGTCAATCTGTTCATGGATTACGAGACCCTGGGAGAACACCAGTGGGCCCAGTCGGGGATCTTCGAATTCCTCGCCGAACTGCCGGACCTGATCCTGGCCAACCCGGACAACGACTTCATGACCCCGTCGGATCTGCTTCAGGCTTACCCGGTGTCGGGCGAGTACGATGTCCCGCACATGATCAGTTGGGCGGACAGCGAGCGGGACCTGTCCGCATGGCTGGGCAACGCGATGCAGTCGAACGCCTTGCACGAGCTGTACCGGATGGAGGGGGAGGTTCGGAATTGCGGCGACCCTAAGATTCTCCAAGACTGGCGTAAGCTTCAGACCTCAGACCATTTCTACTATATGTGCACGAAATACCTGGCCGACGGCGCCGTGCACGAGCACTTCAACCCTTACGAGTCGCCGTATGATTCCTATATTAACTTCATGAACGTGTTGGACAATTTGCGTAGTCGAGCCACCGGTCGATCGGGGCGGGGGCGGTGA
- a CDS encoding PmoA family protein, whose amino-acid sequence MRLTTPVQRIREMPLCAALFLISAAGASGADNGLEVRLSGGDKGLPAGFVHCRLAGASEAGAVYALTDTVGRECPGQVDQQGRLWWYTPAIEAGKTATWQARLRGAIKDRPDLAVVQVKQTSADAYEVTLDGKPFTTFNLAPKEAKPYLWPVIGPTGDPVTRAYPMKDQSGERKDHIHHRSIWAAWGEIRSEKTGRITNYWAQAKTLDKQDRQIVRKVTAAVSGPVFGRIVAEIDWTAAGGIREFSETRTYTFFRGDDHTRVIDVGNVFHFDDGDVTFEDTKEAGILSLRVATSMDEQALEGKKPGKGHMTNSAGKVGAKECWGQPAEWCDYVGPVNDRTVGIAVFDAPTNMRHPPRWHIREYGLYAVNPFALKDFTGDKSKNGSQTFRKGEKAEFNYRILIHKGDTQEARVADQYRLYSEQPKTVQ is encoded by the coding sequence GTGCGTTTGACGACACCTGTCCAGCGGATCCGGGAGATGCCCTTGTGCGCAGCTCTGTTCCTGATCTCGGCAGCCGGGGCATCTGGCGCCGACAACGGGCTCGAGGTCCGGTTGAGTGGCGGGGACAAGGGTCTGCCCGCCGGCTTCGTCCACTGCCGGCTGGCCGGAGCGAGCGAGGCCGGGGCAGTCTACGCGCTCACAGACACGGTCGGCCGGGAATGCCCCGGGCAGGTCGATCAGCAGGGGCGGCTGTGGTGGTACACCCCGGCGATCGAGGCCGGCAAGACCGCCACTTGGCAGGCCAGGCTGCGGGGCGCGATCAAGGATCGCCCCGACCTGGCCGTCGTCCAAGTCAAGCAGACCAGTGCGGATGCGTACGAAGTCACCCTGGACGGCAAGCCCTTCACCACGTTCAACCTGGCCCCGAAAGAAGCCAAACCCTACCTCTGGCCGGTGATCGGGCCGACCGGCGACCCGGTCACCCGGGCGTATCCGATGAAGGACCAGTCCGGCGAGCGCAAGGACCACATTCACCATCGCTCGATCTGGGCGGCATGGGGCGAGATCCGCTCCGAGAAGACCGGCAGGATCACCAACTACTGGGCCCAGGCCAAGACGCTCGACAAGCAGGATCGCCAGATCGTCCGCAAGGTGACCGCGGCGGTGAGCGGGCCGGTCTTCGGCCGGATCGTGGCCGAGATCGATTGGACGGCGGCCGGCGGCATCCGGGAGTTCAGCGAGACCCGGACCTACACCTTCTTCAGGGGCGATGACCACACCCGGGTAATCGACGTGGGCAACGTGTTCCACTTCGACGACGGCGACGTGACCTTCGAGGACACCAAGGAAGCCGGTATACTCTCTTTGCGGGTTGCAACCTCTATGGACGAGCAGGCCCTGGAAGGCAAGAAGCCCGGCAAGGGCCACATGACCAACTCCGCAGGCAAGGTCGGAGCCAAGGAATGCTGGGGCCAGCCGGCCGAGTGGTGTGACTACGTCGGACCGGTCAACGACCGGACGGTCGGTATCGCCGTGTTCGACGCCCCGACGAATATGAGGCATCCGCCGCGCTGGCACATCCGCGAGTATGGGCTGTACGCGGTCAACCCCTTCGCCCTCAAGGACTTCACCGGCGACAAGAGCAAGAACGGTTCGCAGACCTTCAGAAAAGGCGAGAAGGCGGAGTTCAACTACCGGATCCTGATTCACAAAGGCGATACCCAGGAGGCCCGCGTGGCCGACCAGTACCGGCTGTACAGCGAGCAGCCCAAGACCGTCCAGTGA